The following proteins are encoded in a genomic region of Liolophura sinensis isolate JHLJ2023 chromosome 5, CUHK_Ljap_v2, whole genome shotgun sequence:
- the LOC135465920 gene encoding uncharacterized protein LOC135465920 — MAAVLLRSSGLFILVLMVTLSTTWAEDTNSAEKVDDKQDTEEKDISGDTVGDTEKRFLGRWKNANYKALLSPKTEGKRFLGRWKNANFKSVYPENDEEKRFLGRWKNANYNADSANDEKRFLGRWKNANFNIYKQSPEDKRFLGRWRNANYNADNSVDTEDKRFLGRWKNANFRNVQADNPEEKRFLGRWKNANFRNVQSSNPEEKRFLGRWKNVNFRNLQADNPEEKRGLGRWKNANFQNAQSNNPEEKRFLGRWKNANFRNIQPDSPEEKRFLGRWKNANFQNLQSNNPEEKKGLGRWRNANWSAREEAEDSDATLHHRSKRFLGRWKNVNYLRNKGNAIADEKRFLGRWKNANYRTFLQKYGWPTGKRQPYYWKFGLRRLYDDFQ; from the coding sequence GATACCAACAGTGCTGAGAAAGTAGATGACAAACAGGACACGGAAGAGAAAGACATCTCAGGAGACACAGTTGGTGATACAGAAAAGCGATTCCTTGGCCGATGGAAAAATGCCAACTACAAGGCCTTGTTGTCGCCTAAAACGGAAGGAAAACGATTCTTAGGTCGGTGGAAAAATGCTAACTTTAAATCGGTCTACCCAGAAAATGACGAAGAAAAGAGATTCTTGGGTCGCTGGAAAAACGCTAACTACAACGCAGACTCTGCGAATGACGAAAAAAGATTTTTAGGACGGTGGAAAAACGCAAACTTCAACATATACAAACAGAGCCCTGAAGATAAACGATTCCTTGGTCGCTGGAGAAACGCGAATTATAACGCCGACAACTCTGTGGATACTGAGGACAAACGTTTTCTAGGACGCTGGAAAAACGCAAATTTCAGAAACGTGCAGGCAGACAACCCAGAGGAAAAACGCTTCTTAGGCAGATGGAAAAACGCTAATTTCAGAAATGTACAATCTAGTAACCCTGAAGAAAAACGTTTCCTGGGGCGCTGGAAAAATGTGAATTTCAGAAATTTGCAAGCAGATAACCCTGAAGAAAAACGGGGTTTAGGACGCTGGAAAaatgcaaactttcaaaatgccCAGTCTAACAACCCAGAAGAGAAACGATTTCTTGGTCGTtggaaaaatgcaaattttagaAACATACAACCCGATAGCCCTGAAGAAAAGCGTTTTCTTGGGAGGTGGAAAAATGCGAACTTCCAAAACCTGCAATCGAACAATCCGGAAGAGAAGAAGGGTCTAGGGAGATGGAGAAATGCGAACTGGAGCGCACGAGAGGAAGCAGAAGATTCCGACGCTACACTTCATCATAGATCAAAGCGCTTCTTGGGGCGATGGAAGAATGTCAATTATTTGAGGAATAAGGGAAACGCCATTGCCGACGAAAAACGTTTTCTAGGACGATGGAAGAACGCCAACTATCGCACATTTCTACAAAAGTACGGGTGGCCGACCGGGAAACGTCAGCCTTATTATTGGAAATTTGGCCTTCGAAGACTGTACGACGATTTCCAATAG
- the LOC135465455 gene encoding pantetheinase-like: MRFLAGIALILNLGQIFLGESVNHKRFLFTKPSLKPPLAIQQPTYKAAVYNHKLVSPGNVKSRTEALAVMNKNLDIYEKQAAKAGSQGVDILVFPEDGLYGGAISKRINMYLFLESVPDPKEVIWNPCVEKNRFANTEVQHRLSCMARKNSLYIVANMGDVHHCSRASDTSCPRDGRYQYNTDVVFNPHGTLIVRYHKLNLFFETDFDYPPKAELATFDTPFGRFAVFTCFDSLFHDPSIEVIEDYNVDSVAFPTLWTETPPFLYAVQWQSAFSVGMKVNLLAANHNNAGGSGIYTPTGVATYAGNYQPAQLLIATIHSRPNVFPSPQPKPTISATQSTGVYASLAFGDNYKFVNLREGSSSATVCNGRLCCQANYSFTQHGGDMFALGAFSGVHTTIARAGLQVCVVMKCVGWGTPSLPCGQTPHSSASTFSRLVLTGNFTTNYVFPEVLVSSGGTEELASGEWQYSDKALSSAHGFSKPLLSAVLFGRLYSAD, encoded by the exons ATGAGGTTTCTGGCAGGGATCGCGTTGATCCTAAACCTTGGGCAAATCTTTTTAGGGGAATCCGTGAATCATAAAaggtttctcttcacaaaacCATCGCTGAAACCGCCCCTGGCAATACAACAGCCGACTTACAAAGCCGCTGTGTACAACCACAAACTGGTGTCCCCAGGCAACGTGAAGTCCAGGACAGAAGCTCTGGCGGTGATGAACAAAAACTTGGACATCTACGAGAAGCAAGCTGCTAAGGCAGGATCACAG GGCGTCGACATCTTGGTGTTTCCTGAAGATGGGTTGTATGGTGGGGCAATCTCGAAAAGGATAAATATGTACCTGTTCCTAGAATCGGTTCCAGATCCAAAGGAGGTCATTTGGAACCCTTGCGTTGAGAAGAACCGGTTTGCCAACACCGAGGTTCAGCATCGGTTGAGTTGTATGGCCAGAAAAAACTCGCTGTACATCGTGGCCAATATGGGAGATGTTCACCACTGTAGTAGAGCCTCGGATACATCATGTCCTCGAGATGGTCGATACCAGTACAACACAGACGTCGTCTTCAACCCACACGGTACCTTGATCGTCCGCTACCACAAACTAAACTTGTTCTTTGAAACCGACTTCGATTACCCTCCTAAAGCCGAACTGGCAACCTTCGATACACCCTTTGGTCGTTTCGCCGTTTTCACTTGCTTTGACAGTCTGTTTCACGACCCGTCCATTGAGGTTATCGAAGATTACAATGTAGACTCGGTAGCATTTCCAACCCTGTGGACAGAGACACCGCCGTTTCTCTACGCTGTCCAATGGCAGTCCGCCTTTTCGGTGGGCATGAAGGTCAACTTACTGGCAGCCAATCACAACAATGCTGGTGGGAGCGGCATCTACACACCGACAGGTGTCGCTACATACGCTGGTAACTATCAACCGGCTCAACTACTCATCGCCACGATTCATTCCAGGCCAAATGTTTTCCCGTCGCCGCAGCCGAAACCCACAATCAGTGCAACACAGTCGACCGGTGTGTACGCATCATTGGCTTTTGGAGATAACTACAAGTTTGTAAATCTGAGGGAGGGCAGCTCTTCGGCCACAGTCTGTAATGGCAGACTCTGTTGTCAGGCTAACTACTCCTTTACACAACACGGCGGTGATATGTTTGCCTTGGGAGCGTTTTCTGGAGTACACACGACGATTGCTCGAGCGGGTTTGCAGGTGTGTGTGGTGATGAAGTGCGTTGGCTGGGGCACACCATCCTTACCCTGCGGCCAAACCCCGCATTCGTCAGCTTCCACATTCAGTCGCCTAGTCCTCACCGGAAACTTCACCACCAACTACGTCTTCCCGGAGGTTCTGGTTAGTTCTGGTGGGACAGAGGAGTTAGCCAGCGGCGAATGGCAGTACTCTGACAAGGCTCTGTCCAGCGCTCATGGTTTCTCCAAACCCCTGCTTTCTGCCGTTCTGTTTGGACGTCTCTACAGCGCAGATTAA
- the LOC135465456 gene encoding vascular non-inflammatory molecule 3-like: protein MADFSLKENFKTRNRRRKCNGHSLQKTSNTLTGVERKPPVQIRSAAHWIESSLALRLVLILKLAQILLGDPVNHKRFLFTKPSLKPPLAIQQPTYKAAVYNHKLVRPVHVKSRTEALAVINKNLDIYEKQAAKAGSKGVDILVFPEDGLYGGAILQRINMYLFLESVPDPKEVIWNPCVEKNRFANTEVQHRLSCMARNNSLYIAANMGDVHHCSRASDTSCPRDGRYQYNTDVVFNPHGTLIVRYHKLNLFFETDFDYPPKAELATFDTPFGRFAVFTCFDSLFHDP, encoded by the exons ATGGCAGACTTTAGCCTGAAAGAAAACTTCAAGACACGCAACCGACGACGTAAGTGTAACGGCCACTCATTACAGAAGACTTCCAATACGCTGACAGGAGTGGAGCGTAAGCCTCCAGTACAAATACGTAGTGCGGCGCACTGGATAGAGTCAAGTTTAGCTTTGAGGCTGGTGTTGATCCTAAAACTTGCGCAAATCCTACTAGGAGACCCCGTGAATCATAAAAGGTTTCTCTTTACAAAACCATCGCTGAAACCGCCCCTGGCAATACAACAGCCGACTTACAAAGCCGCTGTGTATAACCACAAGCTCGTGCGCCCAGTTCACGTGAAGTCCAGGACAGAAGCTCTGGCGGTGATAAACAAAAACTTGGACATCTACGAGAAGCAAGCTGCTAAGGCAGGATCTAAG ggcGTCGACATCTTGGTGTTTCCTGAAGATGGGTTGTATGGTGGGGCAATCTTGCAAAGGATAAATATGTACCTGTTCCTAGAATCGGTTCCAGATCCAAAGGAGGTCATTTGGAACCCTTGCGTTGAGAAGAACCGGTTTGCCAACACCGAGGTTCAGCATCGGTTGAGTTGTATGGCCAGAAACAACTCGCTGTACATCGCGGCCAATATGGGAGATGTCCACCACTGTAGTAGAGCCTCGGATACATCATGTCCTCGAGATGGTCGATACCAGTACAACACAGACGTCGTCTTCAACCCACATGGTACCTTGATCGTCCGCTACCACAAACTAAACTTGTTCTTTGAAACCGACTTCGATTACCCTCCTAAAGCCGAACTGGCAACCTTCGATACACCCTTTGGTCGTTTCGCCGTTTTCACTTGCTTTGACAGTCTGTTTCACGACCCGTGA